From the Perognathus longimembris pacificus isolate PPM17 chromosome 9, ASM2315922v1, whole genome shotgun sequence genome, one window contains:
- the Zbtb24 gene encoding zinc finger and BTB domain-containing protein 24 isoform X3, translating to MAETSPEPPGQLVVHSDTHSDTVLASFEDQRKKGFLCDITLIVENVHFRAHKALLAASSEYFSMMFAEEGEIGQSIYMLEGMVADTFSLLLEFIYTGYLHASEKSTEQILATAQFLKVYDLVKAYTDFQNNHSSPKPPTLNSAPVVVISNKKNEPPKRKRGRPRKVNSLQEGTSELVTEEEIQLKVNNSVQNRQNFVAKEGDSVVLNEQIPAKEKEESEPVCEPGRAEEVLAEKDENRDPKTQDGQDSQSRYSKRRTRRSVILKDYKLVGDEDDQGPAKRLCGKRKRPSGPGARCKDCGKVFKYNHFLAIHQRSHTGERPFKCNECGKGFAQKHSLQVHTRMHTGERPYTCTVCSKALTTKHSLLEHMSLHSGQKSFTCDQCGKYFSQKRQLKSHYRVHTGKCFNTNH from the exons ATGGCAGAAACATCACcagagcctcctgggcagctTGTTGTACACTCAGATACGCACAGTGACACTGTCCTGGCCAGTTTTGAGGATCAGAGGAAGAAAGGCTTTCTTTGTGACATTACTTTAATCGTGGAGAATGTGCATTTCCGGGCCCACAAAGCCTTACTTGCTGCTAGTAGTGAATATTTCTCAATGATGTTTGCAGAAGAGGGAGAGATTGGTCAGTCCATTTATATGCTAGAAGGCATGGTTGCAGACACTTTTAGTCTCCTGCTGGAATTTATTTACACAGGTTATCTCCATGCCAGTGAGAAAAGTACAGAGCAAATCTTGGCTACTGCTCAATTCTTAAAAGTATACGACTTGGTAAAGGCTTACACAGACTTCCAAAATAATCATAGCTCCCCGAAGCCACCAACTTTGAACAGTGCTCCAGTAGTTGTTATTTCTAATAAGAAAAATGAGCCTCCAAAGCGGAAACGGGGAAGACCAAGGAAGGTCAATAGTTTGCAGGAGGGGACATCAGAACTGGTCACAGAGGAAGAAATACAGCTAAAAGTGAACAATTCCGTTCAAAACAGACAAAATTTTGTGGCTAAAGAAGGAGACAGTGTTGTACTGAATGAGCAGATTCctgcaaaagaaaaggaagaatctgAGCCTGTCTGTGAGCCAGGAAGAGCGGAGGAGGTGCTAGCTGAGAAAGATGAGAACCGTGACCCCAAGACCCAGGATGGGCAGGACAGCCAGAGTCGGTACAGCAAGCGGAGGACTCGGAGATCTGTCATACTCAAAGATTATAAACTTGTTGGGGATGAAGATGACCAGGGTCCAGCCAAGAGGCTGTGTGGAAAGAGAAAGCGCCCCAGCGGTCCTGGGGCCAGGTGTAAAGATTGTGGTAAAGTCTTTAAGTACAATCACTTTTTAGCAATCCACCAAAGGAGCCATACAG GAGAGCGACCCTTCAAATGTAACGAGTGTGGAAAAGGCTTTGCTCAGAAGCACTCCCTGCAAGTCCACACCAGGATGCACACAGGCGAGCGGCCTTACACCTGCACTGTGTGCAGCAAGGCGCTGACCACCAAGCATTCGCTGCTGGAGCACATGAGCCTGCACTCAG GACAGAAGTCTTTTACCTGTGACCAGTGTGGAAAATATTTCAGCCAGAAAAGACAACTGAAGAGCCATTACCGAGTTCATACAG GGAAGTGCTTTAACACAAATCACTGA
- the Zbtb24 gene encoding zinc finger and BTB domain-containing protein 24 isoform X2: MAETSPEPPGQLVVHSDTHSDTVLASFEDQRKKGFLCDITLIVENVHFRAHKALLAASSEYFSMMFAEEGEIGQSIYMLEGMVADTFSLLLEFIYTGYLHASEKSTEQILATAQFLKVYDLVKAYTDFQNNHSSPKPPTLNSAPVVVISNKKNEPPKRKRGRPRKVNSLQEGTSELVTEEEIQLKVNNSVQNRQNFVAKEGDSVVLNEQIPAKEKEESEPVCEPGRAEEVLAEKDENRDPKTQDGQDSQSRYSKRRTRRSVILKDYKLVGDEDDQGPAKRLCGKRKRPSGPGARCKDCGKVFKYNHFLAIHQRSHTGERPFKCNECGKGFAQKHSLQVHTRMHTGERPYTCTVCSKALTTKHSLLEHMSLHSGQKSFTCDQCGKYFSQKRQLKSHYRVHTGRITIKGKKIWIGGEETQIHCF, translated from the exons ATGGCAGAAACATCACcagagcctcctgggcagctTGTTGTACACTCAGATACGCACAGTGACACTGTCCTGGCCAGTTTTGAGGATCAGAGGAAGAAAGGCTTTCTTTGTGACATTACTTTAATCGTGGAGAATGTGCATTTCCGGGCCCACAAAGCCTTACTTGCTGCTAGTAGTGAATATTTCTCAATGATGTTTGCAGAAGAGGGAGAGATTGGTCAGTCCATTTATATGCTAGAAGGCATGGTTGCAGACACTTTTAGTCTCCTGCTGGAATTTATTTACACAGGTTATCTCCATGCCAGTGAGAAAAGTACAGAGCAAATCTTGGCTACTGCTCAATTCTTAAAAGTATACGACTTGGTAAAGGCTTACACAGACTTCCAAAATAATCATAGCTCCCCGAAGCCACCAACTTTGAACAGTGCTCCAGTAGTTGTTATTTCTAATAAGAAAAATGAGCCTCCAAAGCGGAAACGGGGAAGACCAAGGAAGGTCAATAGTTTGCAGGAGGGGACATCAGAACTGGTCACAGAGGAAGAAATACAGCTAAAAGTGAACAATTCCGTTCAAAACAGACAAAATTTTGTGGCTAAAGAAGGAGACAGTGTTGTACTGAATGAGCAGATTCctgcaaaagaaaaggaagaatctgAGCCTGTCTGTGAGCCAGGAAGAGCGGAGGAGGTGCTAGCTGAGAAAGATGAGAACCGTGACCCCAAGACCCAGGATGGGCAGGACAGCCAGAGTCGGTACAGCAAGCGGAGGACTCGGAGATCTGTCATACTCAAAGATTATAAACTTGTTGGGGATGAAGATGACCAGGGTCCAGCCAAGAGGCTGTGTGGAAAGAGAAAGCGCCCCAGCGGTCCTGGGGCCAGGTGTAAAGATTGTGGTAAAGTCTTTAAGTACAATCACTTTTTAGCAATCCACCAAAGGAGCCATACAG GAGAGCGACCCTTCAAATGTAACGAGTGTGGAAAAGGCTTTGCTCAGAAGCACTCCCTGCAAGTCCACACCAGGATGCACACAGGCGAGCGGCCTTACACCTGCACTGTGTGCAGCAAGGCGCTGACCACCAAGCATTCGCTGCTGGAGCACATGAGCCTGCACTCAG GACAGAAGTCTTTTACCTGTGACCAGTGTGGAAAATATTTCAGCCAGAAAAGACAACTGAAGAGCCATTACCGAGTTCATACAGGTAGAATAacaataaagggaaagaaaatttgGATTGGTggggaagaaacacaaatacattgtttttaa